The Rhizobium favelukesii region TCATGAGCCGCGGCCTTACGCGCGGGTGAACGTGGGCCTTCAAGCTCGCGGTAGACCTGTCGCCGGTCCTCTGTCCTTAAAGATCGAGCAGAGAAAACCAATCGTGGACGCTCAGTCCCAATCGTTCGAGCTGGGACGCCAGCGTCTTTGCTGGGTCACCGCCCGCTGCGTTGTAACTCGGAAGGGACAGGTTTTCGTCGCCCAATGGAAAAAGCGATCCGTGGCGCTCCAACACGGCGCCGGCGCCGATCTCTCCGCCCGCTACAGAGGAATGAGGCTTTGCCGCGACGCTCAGAGCGAAGTAGCCGCCGCGAGCATAGCCCAGACCATTCAAGCCGCTGCTTTCGAAGGCCGTCACGCGACCGACCATCATGACATGGTCGCCCGCCTCGATAACATCATGCATCGAACATTCAAACCACGCCGCCACCTGCGCGAATATCGGACAGCCGTTCGGACCCCTTGCCCAGTCGACAGCAGCGAAGCGATCTTCCAAGGGGCGGGCAAATTTAATGGACACATCCTTCTGCGCTTCTGAAAGTACGTTGATCGCGAAGTGCTCGGCTGCGGTCATTGCTGGGTAGTCGCGCGCAGTCTTGGCAAGGCAAACGAGCAGCAGCGGCGGATAATAGCATTCCAGCATCGCCATGACG contains the following coding sequences:
- a CDS encoding flavin reductase is translated as SDTSWPGYERIPGLVMQGYTAPVREALRQMPTPPTHVFIQSGVGGIAAAVAGHLSITLGERRPVFTVVDPARAACLFETARAGHPVTVPHGEPTVMAMLECYYPPLLLVCLAKTARDYPAMTAAEHFAINVLSEAQKDVSIKFARPLEDRFAAVDWARGPNGCPIFAQVAAWFECSMHDVIEAGDHVMMVGRVTAFESSGLNGLGYARGGYFALSVAAKPHSSVAGGEIGAGAVLERHGSLFPLGDENLSLPSYNAAGGDPAKTLASQLERLGLSVHDWFSLLDL